The following nucleotide sequence is from Lacinutrix sp. Hel_I_90.
AAAACCATTTACACCAGTGTCACACAAGGTAGCATCTTTAGTCTATGTCCATTTAAGATAAATAAAAAAAGAGGTGTTGAAACCATAGGGATAAATCATTTTAATATTTTAAAAAATTTTATAAAGGGAAGTAAAACCTTTGGAGAAAGCTATAATTTAAGAAGCCTAATAAAAAGTGTGACTTCTGAAGCAGAATTTGAAAAATTAAAGCAGAGTGATGTTGAAATAGTTGTTACCGTTTCTAATTTATCACTAAATCAAATTGAATATAAATCAATTAAAGATTGTGATTACGAAGAGTTTTGTGACTGGACATGGATCTCATGTAATTATACGCCTTTCATGACACTGGTTAAGAAAAATGGCTGTGAGTATGCAGATGGTGGATTAGGCTCTATGGTGCCCATCGAGGAAGCGATAAAGCGAGGAGCCACAGAAATAGACGCGATTGTCTTACAAACAGAAGTCTCTCAGCTTAATAGAATGCCGTCGCTAAATGCATTTTCATTACTTACAAACATGTTTAATTTCATGTTAGATAGAATTGAGAGTCAGAATATAAGAATAGGGAAATTTGTTGCTTCCAATAATGATGCAATAATAAATTTCTATTACACACCCACAGTGCTTACAACAAATTCATTAATATTTGATAAGGAGAAAATGACAAGATGGTGGGAAAGCGGATTCAATTTTGCAAAACGTACCAATGAAAAAAGTAGTCAATTAGAAGTATTAGAATGAAAGCATTAGTAATTTCTGGAGGAGGAAGTAAAGGCGCATTTGCTGGCGGCGTGGCACAATATCTTATTGAGCAGAAAGGTAAGAATTATGACATGTTTCTGGGAACATCAACCGGGAGTTTGTTGATTCCGCATTTGGCTGTTCAAGACATCGGTAAATTATATGATATTTTTACCCACGTCAATCAGCATTCTATCTTTAGTGTTAATCCTTTCGTCGTTAAAAAGAAAAAAGGTAGAGAGTATGTCTCTATTAATTACATTAATACGGCACTTCAGTTTATAAAGAAGAAACGGACGTTTGGTGAAAGTAAAAATCTACATAGGCATATTAAAAAGAACTTTACTAAAGAAGAATATGATCGTATACGTGCTACAAAGGAAGATGTTGTGGTAACTGTTGCCAATTTGTCTAAAAATAGAACAGAATACAAATCGATAAATGATTTTGATTACGAAGAATTCTGCGATTGGATCTGGATTTCCTGTAATTATATTCCGTTTATGTCTTTAGTGAAAAAAAACGGCTTTGAATATGCAGATGGCGGTTTGGGCTGTGTAATCCCTATTCGAGAAGCCATAAGACGTGGTGCGACAGAAATTGATGCTATCGTTTTAGAAAGTGAAGAACTGGATTATAATAAAGTACTGGGTAAAAACCCATTTTCTTTGATGATTAGTTTATTTGGTCATTTATTAGATCAGGTAGAAAAAGGAGATATAGCGATTGGTAAATTAGCTGCCGAATACAGAAACGTCAAATTAAATTTATATTATACGCCCTCAAAACTAACCGAAAACTCATTGATATTTAATAAAAGTTTAATGGAAAAGTGGTGGCAGGAAGGTTTTCATTATGCAGAAAGCAAGCACGACAAAGGTCAATCTATGGATGATAGTGATTCTTTAAAGAAAATAAAAAAGGTTTAGGTTTACTGCCAAAGTTCACCAACTTCTTTCTTTATATAGGATAAGCCAGCATTACTAGGTGCCGATTTGTCCATCATTTCCGTGAGAACAGCCTCTCTAAGTTTTTCAGCGGTATCAATTTTATCGCTCATTCCAACCTTTCGTATCAGTTGTATTGTTGCACTTTTAGAGGCATTTATAATGCTCCAGCAACTCTCACTTATATACACCTGTTGCGATAGATTATGCTCAAATTCCTGTTCAATACCATTAATTAGTAGTGCTTCGTAGTCGTTTTTGTTACTCGAAGCAGGCGTAATTCTTATTAATAACTTGTTTGGGTTTATGCGTTCTAAAAACAGCGTTAAACGCTCGTATGCTTGTAATCTTTGAGGTAAAGATTCTTTTTGTAGTTGTTTATGAATTAAAAACATACGTCTGTTATCTTCATTTTGAATATGCTCTCTAAAGAACAAAAA
It contains:
- a CDS encoding patatin family protein produces the protein MKALVISGGGSKGAFAGGVAQYLIEQKGKNYDMFLGTSTGSLLIPHLAVQDIGKLYDIFTHVNQHSIFSVNPFVVKKKKGREYVSINYINTALQFIKKKRTFGESKNLHRHIKKNFTKEEYDRIRATKEDVVVTVANLSKNRTEYKSINDFDYEEFCDWIWISCNYIPFMSLVKKNGFEYADGGLGCVIPIREAIRRGATEIDAIVLESEELDYNKVLGKNPFSLMISLFGHLLDQVEKGDIAIGKLAAEYRNVKLNLYYTPSKLTENSLIFNKSLMEKWWQEGFHYAESKHDKGQSMDDSDSLKKIKKV
- a CDS encoding patatin family protein; this translates as MRALVISGGGSKGAFAGGVAQYLIEQKNNNYDLFIGTSTGSLLVSHLALNKVEEIKTIYTSVTQGSIFSLCPFKINKKRGVETIGINHFNILKNFIKGSKTFGESYNLRSLIKSVTSEAEFEKLKQSDVEIVVTVSNLSLNQIEYKSIKDCDYEEFCDWTWISCNYTPFMTLVKKNGCEYADGGLGSMVPIEEAIKRGATEIDAIVLQTEVSQLNRMPSLNAFSLLTNMFNFMLDRIESQNIRIGKFVASNNDAIINFYYTPTVLTTNSLIFDKEKMTRWWESGFNFAKRTNEKSSQLEVLE